From Cellulosimicrobium cellulans, the proteins below share one genomic window:
- a CDS encoding DUF4012 domain-containing protein: MAGGIALVVALAWSAWLVTDVLRARAALEDLASTLPALQEQMRTGRDAGAAIDDVRRSARVAASVTHGPHWTVARALPFVGDDARALGAVTGAVDRVAQDALPRLADAVAVASPSALAPTAGAVDLGPLSAARDDVVAADRAVAASYETVAGIDTTTLVNPLAAAVDDLREQLGSVASQTATAARAVQLVPPMLGAEGARDYLVLVQNNAEPRATGGIAGSVLHLRADSGAVELVEVRPGSALGAFPESVVDLSGSEAALFGDDLGRYMVNVTSTPDFPRAARVAREAWLRQTGEEVDGVVAVDPVALAGVLGGVGPVEVGTPDGGTLRLTTEDAAAYLLNGVYVDHADPAEQDAVLALVARQVLGSLTAGAGDAGALVDALARSARDGRLLVWSTRAAEQDLLTGTVLSGELVGRRADPAGGPTSPVVGVYLNATTASKTGYYLDSTVAVGDVTCRPDGSQAFTLHVTLASTLTRAEAAGLPEYVLGAGGDGTIRTNLLVYAPQGGGIRGASTGEGEPGLFAQVHDGLVVGARSVALAPGESATYEYEVVSGRNQRGTVSVRKTPGARNETTAIPAVGCGTGVFS, from the coding sequence GTGGCCGGCGGGATCGCCCTCGTCGTGGCGCTGGCGTGGTCCGCCTGGCTGGTCACGGACGTCCTGCGCGCGCGTGCCGCGCTCGAGGACCTGGCCTCGACCCTGCCCGCTCTGCAGGAGCAGATGCGGACCGGCCGGGACGCCGGGGCGGCGATCGACGACGTCCGACGGTCCGCACGCGTCGCGGCGTCCGTGACGCACGGCCCGCACTGGACGGTCGCCCGTGCCCTGCCGTTCGTCGGTGACGACGCGCGAGCCCTCGGGGCGGTGACCGGAGCCGTCGACCGGGTCGCTCAGGACGCCCTACCGCGCCTCGCCGACGCCGTCGCCGTCGCGTCCCCGTCGGCCCTCGCTCCGACGGCCGGGGCTGTCGACCTGGGGCCGCTCAGCGCTGCGCGCGACGACGTCGTCGCCGCCGACCGCGCCGTCGCGGCGTCGTACGAGACCGTCGCGGGCATCGACACGACGACCCTCGTGAACCCGTTGGCCGCCGCCGTGGACGACCTGCGCGAGCAGCTCGGCAGCGTCGCCTCCCAGACGGCGACCGCCGCACGAGCGGTCCAGCTCGTCCCCCCGATGCTCGGTGCCGAGGGTGCGCGGGACTACCTCGTGCTCGTCCAGAACAATGCCGAGCCGCGCGCGACCGGCGGGATCGCCGGTTCGGTGCTCCACCTCCGGGCGGACTCGGGCGCCGTCGAGCTCGTCGAGGTCCGTCCGGGCAGCGCGCTCGGCGCCTTCCCGGAGAGCGTGGTCGACCTGAGCGGCTCCGAGGCCGCGCTGTTCGGCGACGACCTCGGCAGGTACATGGTCAACGTCACGTCCACCCCCGACTTCCCGCGCGCCGCACGCGTGGCGCGCGAGGCCTGGCTTCGGCAGACGGGTGAGGAGGTCGACGGCGTCGTGGCCGTCGACCCGGTGGCCCTCGCGGGGGTGCTCGGCGGGGTCGGGCCGGTCGAGGTCGGGACGCCGGACGGCGGGACGCTCCGGCTCACGACGGAGGACGCAGCCGCCTACCTGCTCAACGGCGTCTACGTCGACCACGCGGACCCGGCGGAGCAGGACGCCGTGCTGGCCCTGGTCGCCCGCCAGGTGCTTGGCTCGCTGACGGCCGGGGCGGGGGACGCCGGAGCACTCGTCGACGCGCTCGCCCGGTCGGCCCGGGACGGTCGTCTGCTCGTGTGGTCCACCCGGGCCGCGGAGCAGGACCTCCTGACCGGCACGGTCCTCTCCGGCGAGCTCGTGGGCCGGCGCGCCGACCCGGCGGGCGGCCCGACGTCTCCCGTCGTCGGGGTCTACCTCAACGCGACGACCGCGTCCAAGACCGGCTACTACCTCGACTCCACCGTGGCGGTCGGCGACGTGACGTGCCGCCCCGACGGCTCGCAGGCCTTCACGCTGCACGTGACGCTCGCCTCCACGCTCACGCGCGCCGAGGCGGCAGGGCTGCCCGAGTACGTCCTCGGGGCCGGAGGGGACGGCACGATCCGGACCAACCTGCTCGTCTACGCACCGCAGGGTGGGGGGATCCGCGGGGCGTCCACGGGCGAGGGCGAGCCCGGGCTCTTCGCCCAGGTGCACGACGGGCTCGTCGTCGGAGCACGGTCGGTCGCGCTCGCGCCGGGGGAGTCGGCCACGTACGAGTACGAGGTCGTCAGCGGCAGGAACCAGCGCGGCACTGTTTCCGTGAGGAAAACTCCTGGTGCCAGGAATGAGACGACGGCCATCCCGGCTGTCGGGTGCGGCACGGGTGTGTTCTCCTGA
- a CDS encoding sugar transferase: MTLEKDHEVDAVDLERTGRQVTTPSFDTGQLVRIALGAYRRPGWKPRLARRVAAVDALAVGAAITTAYLVRFDGIDGTVLDAQYVAISVGLLVVWWCALRAAFSRDSRSLGSGAPEYGRVVNTTVAVFGVVAIAAYLVRYDLARGYVAIALPVGLVLLLVGRWAVRRRLVRLRRRGRCRSRTLVVGGRDGAAHLVERLREAADSGYQVVGACVPGGAVEPHETVAGVPVVGEVGDTARLVEPLRADTVMVTGSDLVTPRTVKRLAWDLEPWGADLVLAPALTDVAGPRIRTRPVAGLPLLHVEAPGYSGPQHVLKRAFDVLGALGLLVLFSVPLLATALAVRLTSRGPVLFAQERVGLRGEPFTVLKFRSMVVDAESRLEDVLGAGNVGVFYKPKQDPRVTRVGAFIRRYSIDELPQLFNVLGGSMSLVGPRPQVSLEVDQYDDEIGRRLLVKPGLTGLWQVSGRNNLTLEESVRLDLYYVENWTVTGDLLILLRTLRAVVGRDGAY, encoded by the coding sequence ATGACGCTGGAGAAGGATCACGAGGTCGACGCCGTCGACCTCGAACGGACGGGACGGCAGGTCACCACGCCGTCCTTCGACACCGGACAGCTCGTCCGGATCGCCCTCGGCGCCTACCGGCGCCCGGGCTGGAAGCCGCGGCTCGCGCGCCGCGTCGCCGCCGTCGACGCGCTCGCGGTGGGCGCCGCGATCACGACGGCGTACCTCGTGCGGTTCGACGGGATCGACGGGACCGTGCTGGACGCCCAGTACGTCGCCATCTCGGTCGGTCTGCTCGTGGTCTGGTGGTGCGCGCTGCGGGCGGCGTTCTCGCGCGACAGCCGGAGCCTGGGCTCCGGAGCGCCCGAGTACGGGCGCGTCGTGAACACCACCGTCGCGGTGTTCGGCGTGGTGGCGATCGCGGCCTACCTCGTCCGGTACGACCTGGCGCGGGGGTACGTCGCCATCGCGCTGCCCGTCGGCCTCGTCCTCCTCCTGGTGGGGCGGTGGGCGGTGCGGCGGCGGCTGGTCCGCCTGCGCCGGCGCGGCCGTTGCCGGTCGCGGACGCTCGTCGTCGGCGGTCGCGACGGAGCCGCCCACCTCGTGGAGAGGCTGCGCGAGGCGGCGGACAGCGGCTACCAGGTCGTGGGTGCGTGCGTCCCGGGGGGCGCCGTCGAGCCGCACGAGACGGTGGCGGGCGTGCCGGTGGTCGGCGAGGTGGGGGACACCGCGCGCCTCGTCGAGCCGCTTCGGGCCGACACGGTGATGGTCACCGGGTCGGACCTCGTGACGCCACGGACCGTCAAGCGGCTCGCGTGGGACCTCGAGCCGTGGGGTGCGGACCTCGTCCTCGCGCCCGCGCTGACCGACGTCGCGGGACCACGCATCCGGACCCGGCCCGTGGCGGGGCTGCCGCTCCTGCACGTCGAGGCGCCGGGGTACTCGGGCCCGCAGCACGTGCTCAAGCGCGCGTTCGACGTGCTCGGTGCGCTCGGACTCCTCGTGCTCTTCTCCGTCCCGCTCCTCGCGACGGCGCTCGCGGTGCGGCTCACGAGCCGCGGTCCGGTCCTGTTCGCGCAGGAGCGCGTCGGGCTGCGCGGCGAGCCGTTCACCGTCCTCAAGTTCCGGTCGATGGTCGTCGACGCGGAGTCGCGGCTCGAGGACGTCCTCGGCGCGGGCAACGTGGGTGTGTTCTACAAGCCCAAGCAGGATCCCCGGGTCACCCGGGTCGGTGCGTTCATCCGCCGCTACTCGATCGACGAGCTCCCGCAGCTCTTCAACGTGCTCGGCGGCTCGATGAGCCTCGTCGGACCCCGTCCGCAGGTCTCGCTCGAGGTCGACCAGTACGACGACGAGATCGGACGGCGGCTGCTCGTCAAGCCGGGGCTCACCGGGCTGTGGCAGGTATCGGGCCGCAACAACCTCACGCTCGAGGAGAGCGTGCGGCTGGACCTGTACTACGTCGAGAACTGGACCGTGACGGGGGACCTCCTGATCCTCCTGCGGACGCTGCGAGCGGTGGTGGGGCGTGACGGTGCGTACTAG
- a CDS encoding glycosyltransferase family 4 protein, protein MRTRPRVAITQPYVPAYRERLLGLVVEGLGEHGVDAHVFYGGDPEQMRRRRGRGDMVEAPWATEVPVRVVRVGPGGRHLVRRAVPAGWRDAVLVTEMQAGNLDALAAALRGRPYVTWGHGASYTADEVTLAGRWEAWLNRRARHVLTYTEAGRRHVLETARVPADRVTSFGNSTDTRTLRRERAALDDRDLAAYRDAVGLPGDGRAALLLGALNEHKLPDLVVGTAREVLGRDPDAWLLVAGDGPARRVFEDLASETGRVVVLGQVDARGTARAAAVSRLLLNPGRVGLVAVDALALGLPVLTSDAGRHAPEIEYLTEGSDLFTVPGTPSDLADAWLRLAATDRPAGTAGEVPSTEAAAERIVRSVHAVVKEAA, encoded by the coding sequence GTGCGTACTAGACCGAGGGTCGCGATCACCCAGCCCTACGTCCCGGCCTACCGGGAACGACTGCTCGGCCTGGTCGTGGAGGGGCTCGGCGAGCACGGTGTCGACGCGCACGTCTTCTACGGGGGCGATCCCGAGCAGATGCGGCGACGCCGGGGCCGAGGCGACATGGTCGAGGCGCCCTGGGCCACGGAGGTTCCGGTACGCGTGGTGCGCGTGGGTCCCGGCGGGCGTCACCTGGTCCGTCGCGCGGTCCCCGCGGGGTGGCGCGACGCGGTGCTCGTCACGGAGATGCAGGCGGGCAACCTCGACGCGCTGGCAGCCGCGCTGCGCGGGCGACCCTACGTGACGTGGGGCCACGGCGCCTCCTACACCGCCGACGAGGTGACGCTCGCGGGGCGCTGGGAGGCCTGGCTGAACCGCCGCGCGCGGCACGTCCTGACGTACACCGAGGCAGGACGCCGCCACGTCCTCGAGACGGCACGCGTCCCGGCGGACCGCGTCACGTCGTTCGGCAACAGCACCGACACGCGGACGCTGCGGCGCGAGCGGGCCGCCCTCGACGATCGGGACCTGGCCGCCTACCGCGACGCCGTCGGGCTGCCGGGGGACGGACGCGCCGCGCTCCTGCTGGGGGCGCTCAACGAGCACAAGCTGCCGGACCTCGTCGTCGGGACCGCGCGCGAGGTCCTCGGTCGGGACCCGGACGCCTGGCTCCTCGTCGCAGGCGACGGACCCGCCCGGCGGGTCTTCGAGGACCTGGCCTCCGAGACCGGCCGCGTCGTGGTGCTGGGTCAGGTCGACGCGCGGGGGACCGCGCGCGCCGCCGCCGTGTCGCGGCTGCTGCTCAACCCGGGGCGGGTCGGGCTCGTCGCGGTCGACGCCCTCGCGCTCGGGTTGCCCGTCCTGACCAGCGACGCCGGCCGGCACGCTCCGGAGATCGAGTACCTCACCGAGGGGTCCGACCTCTTCACCGTGCCGGGGACGCCGTCCGACCTCGCCGACGCGTGGCTGCGCCTCGCCGCGACGGACCGTCCGGCGGGGACCGCGGGCGAGGTGCCGTCGACGGAGGCGGCTGCCGAGCGGATCGTGCGGTCGGTGCACGCGGTCGTGAAGGAGGCGGCATGA
- a CDS encoding glycosyltransferase family 4 protein: MRVVHYYARFLAHPSGVTDSVENWVRQARRAGYEAVVLCASVPAPREVPEDLRGSVRTVSHLGRGRTSWVPTGLARDVRPGDVVYLHEGWVVSNVVAARSARSRGAVVVLMPHGVYEPGITSRLRDVAGTRRAAEASVVRRVDWLHVFYPSERRLVDDVARGRTAPALVLPNGAPAPEEVPRWVGTGDYFLWMGRYDPDHKGIDNLLRRWAELPAPRPRLVLAGPDFRGGRERTARLVHELGLDGTVELRGNARGEEKWLLVTGCRAYLHPSRWESCSITMLEMLAAGVPTAVSSTIHAAEPLRSAGAAVVADFARPSGLLGPLEEVDGNRDLGRRAREWTEGSATWERVGAEYRGWLSSIEEGAVR; the protein is encoded by the coding sequence ATGAGGGTCGTCCACTACTACGCGCGGTTCCTGGCCCATCCTTCCGGCGTGACCGACTCCGTCGAGAACTGGGTGCGCCAGGCGCGTCGCGCGGGGTACGAGGCGGTGGTGCTGTGCGCGAGCGTCCCGGCACCGCGCGAGGTGCCGGAGGACCTGCGCGGGAGCGTGCGCACCGTCTCGCACCTCGGGCGGGGACGCACGAGCTGGGTACCGACGGGCCTGGCCCGCGACGTGCGGCCGGGCGACGTCGTCTACCTGCACGAGGGCTGGGTCGTGAGCAACGTCGTCGCGGCGCGGAGCGCCCGGTCACGCGGCGCGGTCGTGGTGCTCATGCCTCACGGCGTGTACGAGCCGGGCATCACGTCGCGCCTGCGTGACGTGGCCGGCACCCGGCGGGCCGCCGAGGCGTCCGTCGTGCGCCGTGTCGACTGGCTGCACGTGTTCTACCCGTCCGAGCGACGCCTCGTGGACGACGTCGCGCGCGGCCGGACCGCGCCGGCGCTCGTGCTGCCCAACGGCGCACCCGCGCCCGAGGAGGTCCCTCGCTGGGTCGGGACGGGCGACTACTTCCTCTGGATGGGCCGGTACGACCCCGACCACAAGGGGATCGACAACCTCCTGCGCCGCTGGGCCGAGCTCCCGGCGCCGCGCCCACGCCTCGTGCTCGCGGGACCCGACTTCCGGGGTGGACGCGAGCGGACCGCCCGGCTGGTCCACGAGCTCGGACTCGACGGGACCGTCGAGCTGCGCGGCAACGCGCGCGGGGAGGAGAAGTGGCTGCTCGTCACGGGCTGCCGCGCCTACCTGCACCCCTCGCGCTGGGAGTCGTGCAGCATCACGATGCTCGAGATGCTCGCGGCCGGGGTCCCGACCGCCGTCTCGTCGACGATCCACGCGGCGGAGCCGTTGCGGTCCGCGGGCGCGGCCGTCGTCGCCGATTTCGCCCGCCCCTCCGGTCTGCTGGGGCCGCTCGAGGAGGTCGACGGGAACCGCGATCTCGGCCGTCGCGCCCGGGAGTGGACGGAGGGCTCCGCGACCTGGGAGCGGGTGGGTGCGGAGTACCGCGGCTGGCTGAGCAGCATCGAGGAAGGAGCGGTCCGATGA
- a CDS encoding polysaccharide pyruvyl transferase family protein yields MIVVVDPGAASTNVGDRIISEAVDAELVAPLRDRGTDVELVPMHGRLDATHRAALRDARSVVVCGTNLLSDHMRFRRAWHWPVDDVDLCRGRLTFLGVGWWQYQRAGIDPVSAAWLRSLAGDVPWAVRDEYSLARLRRARVPAVHTSCPTLWGVEKQTLPSDERRVVVTFTDYSQDPLADRRLVQALAERFDEVLFWPQGPGDREYVDGIRAGTGTMLGPRLEDFDAALDAPGTAYVGLRLHGGIRAMQRGVPTLVLSIDNRAREIARSVGLRAPSRHAARRYQEDLRSGEVVRIDVPRDAVDSWRRRWGIER; encoded by the coding sequence ATGATCGTCGTGGTGGACCCGGGAGCGGCGTCGACGAACGTCGGCGACCGGATCATCTCGGAGGCCGTCGATGCGGAGCTCGTCGCGCCCCTGCGCGACCGTGGCACCGACGTCGAGCTCGTGCCGATGCACGGTCGGCTCGACGCGACCCATCGGGCAGCACTGCGCGACGCCCGGTCGGTGGTCGTGTGCGGCACGAACCTGCTCTCCGACCACATGCGTTTCCGTCGCGCGTGGCACTGGCCCGTCGACGACGTCGACCTGTGCCGGGGGAGGCTGACGTTCCTCGGTGTCGGCTGGTGGCAGTACCAGCGCGCGGGGATCGACCCGGTCTCGGCGGCGTGGCTGCGGTCGCTGGCCGGTGACGTGCCGTGGGCCGTGCGCGACGAGTACTCGCTCGCAAGGCTGCGGCGCGCGCGGGTTCCCGCGGTGCACACGAGCTGCCCGACGCTGTGGGGCGTGGAGAAGCAGACGCTCCCGTCTGACGAGCGGCGCGTCGTGGTGACGTTCACCGACTACAGCCAGGACCCGCTGGCCGACCGGAGGCTCGTGCAGGCGCTCGCCGAGCGCTTCGACGAGGTGCTCTTCTGGCCGCAGGGCCCCGGCGACCGCGAGTACGTCGACGGGATCCGGGCCGGCACGGGCACGATGCTCGGCCCGCGCCTCGAGGACTTCGACGCCGCGCTCGACGCACCGGGGACGGCGTACGTAGGGCTCCGGCTCCACGGCGGCATCCGGGCGATGCAGCGGGGCGTGCCCACCCTCGTGCTGTCGATCGACAACCGTGCGCGGGAGATCGCGCGGTCGGTCGGCCTGCGGGCGCCCTCGCGCCATGCGGCCCGGCGCTACCAGGAGGACCTGCGCTCGGGCGAGGTGGTCCGCATCGACGTCCCGCGGGACGCCGTCGACTCCTGGCGCCGCCGATGGGGGATCGAGCGATGA
- a CDS encoding glycosyltransferase gives MAARRLRVLHVATLLTPDGAYGGPVRVATNQVRALRARGHDALLVAAATGFDELPTMWDGVPVVTFPAVRAAPGAGFAGLAAPSMVRWIRTRGARADVAHVHLARDLVTLPAALAWGRSGKPFVTQTHGMLMPSSHPLAAPLDAVLTRRVVARASTSFALTPVEEAGLRTLFGPRVNVQRLVNGVPAGGTSGPPSHEHHPEVLFLARLHPRKRPLAFLDATARLAPRFPEARFRLVGPDEGEGAAVRDRIAALPAGVRARVAWEGALPPERTTDRLARASLYVLPSVDEPFPMSALEAMACGVPVVVTRTCGLAAAVERAGAGVVVGEDVDDLAAAVARFLGDPRQVRDAGRRARELVRRDYSMDAVADALERAYAR, from the coding sequence ATGGCCGCCCGCCGTCTGCGCGTCCTGCACGTCGCCACGCTCCTCACGCCGGACGGCGCGTACGGGGGCCCCGTCCGCGTCGCGACGAACCAGGTCCGGGCGCTGCGCGCTCGGGGTCACGACGCGCTCCTCGTCGCGGCGGCGACGGGCTTCGACGAGCTCCCCACGATGTGGGACGGTGTGCCGGTCGTGACGTTTCCCGCCGTGCGAGCCGCTCCGGGTGCGGGGTTCGCAGGGCTCGCCGCACCGTCGATGGTGCGGTGGATCCGGACCCGCGGAGCTCGTGCCGACGTCGCCCACGTCCATCTCGCCCGCGACCTCGTCACCCTGCCGGCCGCGCTCGCCTGGGGTCGGTCGGGCAAGCCCTTCGTCACGCAGACGCACGGCATGCTCATGCCGTCCTCGCACCCGCTCGCGGCGCCCCTCGACGCGGTCCTCACGCGTCGCGTCGTGGCGCGCGCGTCGACGAGCTTCGCCCTCACCCCCGTCGAGGAGGCCGGCCTCCGCACGCTCTTCGGCCCGCGGGTCAACGTCCAGCGGCTCGTCAACGGCGTGCCGGCCGGCGGGACGAGCGGGCCGCCGTCGCACGAGCACCACCCCGAGGTGCTGTTCCTCGCCCGCCTGCACCCCCGCAAGCGGCCCCTCGCGTTCCTCGACGCCACCGCGCGTCTCGCGCCACGGTTCCCCGAGGCCCGGTTCCGGCTCGTCGGGCCGGACGAGGGCGAGGGCGCCGCGGTGCGCGACCGGATCGCGGCGCTCCCGGCGGGCGTCCGCGCGCGGGTCGCCTGGGAGGGCGCGCTACCGCCCGAACGGACGACGGACCGGCTCGCACGCGCGTCGCTCTACGTCCTTCCCTCCGTCGACGAGCCGTTCCCCATGAGCGCGCTCGAGGCGATGGCGTGCGGGGTGCCGGTCGTCGTGACGCGCACGTGCGGGCTCGCGGCAGCGGTCGAGCGCGCCGGGGCGGGCGTGGTCGTGGGCGAGGACGTCGACGACCTCGCTGCGGCGGTGGCACGGTTCCTCGGCGACCCCCGTCAGGTCCGGGACGCGGGCCGCCGCGCGCGAGAGCTCGTCCGGAGGGACTACTCGATGGACGCGGTCGCGGACGCGCTGGAACGCGCCTACGCGCGCTGA
- a CDS encoding acetyltransferase — protein sequence MVPLADAPGEKAAWGRPSALVYLWGAAELLFVSNPWQVSSRLRVAVLRAFGADIGDGVVFRPRTRVRFPWKLHVEANCWVGEGVWIHNQDHVWIGHDAVLSQDTFLTTGSHRHRTDMGLVTAPVHVGAGAWVTARCVVLGGTRIGRSALVTPGSVVRGDVPDGRVWDGRSLSDRTRF from the coding sequence GTGGTCCCGCTCGCGGACGCACCGGGGGAAAAGGCTGCCTGGGGGCGCCCGAGCGCGCTCGTGTACCTGTGGGGTGCCGCCGAGCTGCTGTTCGTGTCGAACCCCTGGCAGGTCAGCTCGCGCCTGCGCGTCGCGGTGCTGCGCGCCTTCGGCGCCGACATCGGCGACGGGGTCGTCTTCCGACCGCGAACACGCGTCCGCTTCCCATGGAAACTTCATGTCGAGGCAAACTGCTGGGTAGGCGAAGGGGTGTGGATCCACAACCAGGACCACGTCTGGATCGGGCACGACGCCGTGCTCTCGCAGGACACGTTCCTCACCACGGGGAGCCACCGGCACCGCACCGACATGGGGCTCGTGACGGCCCCCGTGCACGTCGGCGCCGGGGCATGGGTCACCGCACGGTGCGTCGTCCTCGGCGGGACGCGGATCGGGCGCTCGGCGCTCGTCACACCCGGGTCGGTCGTCCGCGGCGACGTGCCCGACGGCCGCGTCTGGGACGGCCGGTCGCTCTCGGACCGGACGCGGTTCTGA
- a CDS encoding glycosyltransferase: MSTSGMRVLVIGANYAPEPTGNAPYTTALSRALAARGARVSVLTTYPHYPEWRVREGYRGWSRRERVDGVEVLRLRHYVPRSPSSVRRLLAELSFGVRSATTRWPDADVVLLVSPSLFAAAVAMLRLRAGRARGTARPGAPGVVLWTQDLYSLGVEETGAASGRAAHVVSAVERFVARRADAVVAIHERFARHLGESLGVDPAGLRVVRNWTHLAHEAALPDRAAVRAAQGWRDDETVVLHAGNQGVKQGLENVVEAARLADAQDARVRFVLLGDGSRRAVLEAAGSGVRCLQFVDSLPDAEFRAALGASDVLLVNELAGLAEMSVPSKLTSYFDAARPVLAASSERSTTTAELRASGGGVRVDPQDPQALLDAVRALAADPGRRDRLGAAGRRYRDARLTEDAAVDAFAAVLERHARGPRGTRARTTTAGTTTTAGTAATAGAAPSAPDGAARAPDVVRT, encoded by the coding sequence GTGAGCACCTCGGGAATGCGCGTCCTGGTGATCGGCGCCAACTATGCCCCTGAACCTACCGGAAATGCGCCCTACACGACGGCGCTGAGCCGCGCCCTGGCCGCGCGCGGCGCGCGGGTGAGCGTTCTCACGACCTATCCGCACTACCCGGAGTGGCGCGTCCGCGAGGGCTATCGCGGGTGGTCACGGCGTGAACGGGTCGACGGCGTCGAGGTTCTTCGTCTGCGCCACTACGTGCCCCGGTCGCCCAGCTCCGTGCGCCGCCTCCTCGCCGAGCTGAGCTTCGGGGTGCGGTCCGCGACGACGCGCTGGCCCGACGCCGACGTCGTGCTGCTCGTCTCGCCGTCGCTCTTCGCGGCGGCCGTCGCGATGCTCCGGCTCCGCGCCGGGCGTGCACGCGGGACCGCGCGACCCGGCGCGCCGGGCGTCGTGCTCTGGACCCAGGACCTCTACTCGCTCGGTGTCGAGGAGACCGGGGCGGCCTCGGGCCGCGCGGCCCACGTCGTGAGCGCCGTCGAGCGCTTCGTCGCGCGCCGGGCCGACGCCGTGGTGGCGATCCACGAGCGCTTCGCGCGCCATCTGGGCGAGTCCCTCGGCGTCGACCCCGCGGGGCTGCGCGTCGTGCGCAACTGGACGCACCTCGCGCACGAAGCGGCGCTCCCGGACCGCGCGGCGGTACGCGCCGCCCAGGGGTGGCGCGACGACGAGACGGTCGTGCTGCACGCGGGCAACCAGGGGGTGAAGCAGGGGCTCGAGAACGTCGTCGAGGCGGCGCGCCTGGCCGACGCTCAGGACGCGCGGGTGCGGTTCGTGCTCCTGGGCGACGGGAGCCGTCGAGCAGTGCTCGAGGCGGCCGGGAGCGGGGTGCGCTGCCTGCAGTTCGTCGACTCCCTGCCCGACGCGGAGTTCCGTGCCGCGCTCGGGGCCTCCGACGTGCTGCTCGTCAACGAGCTCGCGGGGCTCGCCGAGATGTCCGTGCCGAGCAAGCTCACGTCCTACTTCGACGCGGCCCGCCCCGTGCTCGCGGCGTCGTCCGAGCGTTCGACGACGACGGCCGAGCTGCGCGCGTCCGGGGGCGGCGTCCGCGTGGACCCGCAGGACCCGCAGGCGCTCCTCGACGCCGTGCGGGCGCTCGCCGCCGACCCGGGTCGACGCGACCGTCTGGGAGCGGCGGGTCGCCGCTACCGCGACGCGAGGCTCACGGAGGACGCCGCGGTCGACGCGTTCGCGGCCGTCCTCGAGCGGCACGCCCGCGGTCCACGGGGGACCCGGGCCAGGACCACCACCGCAGGCACCACCACGACAGCAGGGACGGCCGCGACCGCGGGTGCTGCGCCGTCGGCGCCCGACGGCGCGGCGCGCGCCCCGGACGTCGTGCGCACGTAG
- the gmd gene encoding GDP-mannose 4,6-dehydratase encodes MKKALISGITGQDGSYLAELLLRKGYEVHGLIRRASTFNTARIDHLYQDPHEEDARLFLHYADLSDGARLVTLIAQIRPDEVYNLAAQSHVRVSFDEPEHTADTTGTGAIRLLEAVRLAGVETRYYQASSSELYGATPPPQSETTPFHPRSPYAAAKLYAYWITKNYREAYDMFAVNGILFNHESPRRGETFVTRKITRAVAAIRAGRQEHLYLGNLDAVRDWGYAAEYVEGMWRMLQAEQPDDYVLATGIGLSVRDFLQEAFAHAGLDWERHVRFDERYLRPTEVDALIGDPSRAHADLGWKPTVDGRELARIMVDADVEALGHAGSPWIDRVALATWDAA; translated from the coding sequence ATGAAGAAGGCACTGATCTCGGGGATCACCGGGCAGGACGGCTCATACCTCGCGGAGCTCCTGCTCCGCAAGGGGTACGAGGTGCACGGGCTCATCCGCCGCGCCTCGACGTTCAACACGGCACGGATCGACCATCTCTACCAGGACCCGCACGAGGAGGACGCGCGGCTCTTCCTGCACTACGCGGACCTGTCCGACGGCGCGCGCCTGGTGACGCTCATCGCCCAGATCCGTCCGGACGAGGTCTACAACCTCGCGGCGCAGTCCCACGTGCGCGTCTCGTTCGACGAGCCCGAGCACACCGCGGACACGACGGGGACGGGAGCGATCCGCCTGCTCGAGGCGGTGCGCCTTGCGGGCGTCGAGACGCGCTACTACCAGGCGTCGTCGTCCGAGCTCTACGGGGCCACGCCACCGCCGCAGAGCGAGACGACGCCGTTCCACCCGCGCTCGCCCTACGCGGCGGCCAAGCTCTACGCGTACTGGATCACGAAGAACTACCGCGAGGCCTACGACATGTTCGCGGTCAACGGGATCCTCTTCAACCACGAGAGCCCGCGCCGCGGCGAGACGTTCGTGACCCGCAAGATCACGCGCGCCGTGGCCGCCATCCGGGCCGGTCGTCAGGAGCACCTGTACCTGGGCAACCTCGACGCGGTCCGCGACTGGGGGTACGCGGCCGAGTACGTCGAGGGCATGTGGCGCATGCTGCAGGCCGAGCAGCCGGACGACTACGTGCTCGCCACGGGGATCGGGCTGTCGGTGCGCGACTTCCTCCAGGAGGCGTTCGCCCACGCAGGGCTCGACTGGGAGCGACACGTGCGGTTCGACGAGCGCTACCTGCGCCCGACGGAGGTCGACGCGCTCATCGGCGACCCCAGCCGGGCGCACGCCGACCTCGGGTGGAAGCCGACGGTCGACGGGCGCGAGCTCGCGCGCATCATGGTCGACGCGGACGTCGAGGCACTGGGCCACGCCGGGTCGCCGTGGATCGACCGGGTCGCGCTCGCGACGTGGGACGCGGCGTGA